A window of the Bombus huntii isolate Logan2020A chromosome 8, iyBomHunt1.1, whole genome shotgun sequence genome harbors these coding sequences:
- the LOC126868318 gene encoding protein DENND6A — protein MSVASCSRTRRMDTISSQEEMIYEKWERFHNWVHCMCIVTFDLELGQAIEAIYPSHIKLSEQERSNVCYLAFPDSNSGCMGDTQYHVRIRQSGAILQETKALKEYDRKSPPFLQCDKDYYWGYVYFRQVKDKSLPRGYFQKSIVIITKLPFVNLFGELCALIAPEFFEMGNAVMEAIVREIDQWPPPIPGQVVHLPLIGVLFQTYIPNQNYKATAPTIAAMDHAPNFHATRRLILTSANEGDMFRSLASVVSYVHLLWELVLLSEPIVVMAGSPTGCSEMVQALIAMIAPLKYCADHRPYFTIHDSEFKEYTTDAPSPPAVILGVTNPFFAKTLQHWPHIIRISNGTSNENQRYKIKKSENLKILDSKPGVYTQYKPFLQKDKTILKKLFRGIQTKRPGEVQTALLKRHLIELTESFMIPLERYIASLMPLQKDISPFKATPIPELFNPNDFLATLSSAGPQLTTGIKGDWVGLYRRFFRSPNFSGWFHTRYTELSQKLQVIQLEALSQADLKTWVQGKQEVELVDMILRIRQKLEKTYVDEVPIGNSVREKLQERINDITHTLPDDLKGILNHES, from the exons ATGTCAGTTGCCTCTTGTTCAAGAACTAGGAGAATGGATACTATAAGTAGTCAAGAAGAAATGATATATGAAAAATGGGAACGTTTTCATAATTGGGTACATTGCATGTGTATTGTTACTTTTGATCTTGAATTAGGTCAAGCTATAGAG GCTATATATCCATCTCATATCAAACTATCTGAACAAGAGAGATCTAATGTTTGTTATCTTGCTTTTCCCGATTCTAACTCTGGTTGTATGGGAGATACACAATATCATGTCAGAATAAGACAGAGTGGAGCTATCCTTCAAGAGACTAAAGCCTTAAAAGAATACGATAGAAAGTCACCTCCATTTTTACAATGTGATAAAGATTATTATTGGGGTTATGTATACTTTCGTCAAGTGAAAGATAAGTCTCTTCCAAGAGGATATTTCCAAAag AGTATTGTTATAATTACAAAACTGCCATTTGTGAATCTCTTTGGTGAATTGTGTGCTTTAATTGCACCTGAATTTTTTGAAATGGGCAATGCAGTGATGGAAGCTATTGTAAGAGAAATTGATCAATGGCCTCCTCCAATACCAGGCCAAGTAGTGCATTTACCACTTATAGGTGTTTTATTTCAG ACATATATTCCAAATCAAAACTATAAAGCAACTGCACCTACAATTGCTGCCATGGATCATGCGCCAAATTTTCATGCAACTCGAAGACTAATTTTAACATCTGCCAATGAAGGAGATATGTTTAGAAGTTTAGCTAGTGTTGTAAGTTATGTACATTTATTATGGGAATTAGTATTACTTAGTGAACCAATTGTTGTTATGGCTGGTTCACCTACTGGTTGCTCTGAAATGGTCCAAGCACTTATTGC GATGATTGCACCACTAAAATATTGTGCTGATCACCGACCTTATTTTACAATTCATGATTCTGAATTTAAAGAATATACTACAGATGCTCCATCACCACCTGCTGTAATATTAGGTGTAACAAATCCATTTTTTGCCAAAACTCTACAGCATTGGCCTCATATTATAAGAATAAGTAATGGAACTAGTAATG agAATCAAAGgtacaaaataaagaaatcaGAGAATCTCAAAATATTAGATTCAAAGCCAGGAGTTTATACTCAGTATAAACCTTTCCTTCAGAAGGATAAAACTATattgaagaaattatttagAGGTATCCAAACAAAGAGGCCAGGGGAAGTGCAAACAGCTCTTTTAAAACGTCATTTGATAGAATTGACTGAAAGTTTTATGATACCTCTTGAAAGATATATTGCAAGTCTTATGCCATTACAAAAGGACATATCACCTTTTAAA gCTACACCCATACCTGAATTATTTAATCCAAACGATTTCTTAGCTACTTTAAGTAGTGCTGGGCCACAATTAACCACAGGCATAAAAGGAGATTGGGTAGGATTATATCGACGATTTTTCCGTTCACCTAATTTTTCTGGTTGGTTTCATACTAGATACACAGAGTTATCACAAAAGTTACAAGTTATACAACTTGAGGCATTATCACAAGCG GATTTAAAAACCTGGGTGCAAGGAAAACAGGAAGTAGAATTGGTAGATATGATTCTTAGAATTCGGCAGAAATTAGAAAAGACTTACGTTGATGAAGTACCTATAGGTAATTCTGTAAGGGAAAAACTTCAAGAAAGAATAAATGACATCACACATACATTGCCAGATGATTTAAAAGGCATTCTGAATCATGAATCTTGA
- the LOC126868312 gene encoding kinesin-like protein KIF20A has translation MNNTLDSIRTSYNNPPDDMSYLFGRDPSILAYGKRPCVLKETKKNLLSVYDTETQSEESNYTVQSGSLNSESETLQTVKVYLRMKPFPKKLKLSEEQQNAYKIINSTTLFTRLPTLDNNTSCFKRSNSTDIVCRKFTFTKTFGPETTQLELFEQSIKQQMIDFLNGQNCTIMTYGTTNSGKSYTLQGTTTSPGIVPRCLEFVFSNITPKSTPSYKPMNHCDIVILDPLERAQELEIKTKLLTFASVDKYQFINAYKDMQKLLQEESPIRPSQCIGAHYSVWVSFAEIYNEIVYDLLSNECQKKRTPLKLATDAHGRTFIKGLKTVCVNSGSEAYQVLMAGQYNLKVAATALNARSSRSHCIFTIKLLKYYIENDPSSVEVSTFAFCDLAGSERLKKTLNIGDRLKEAQNINTSLLVLGRCLKTIHDGQLSKQKIEHIGPFRESKLTRLFQKALSGKEYIILIVNINPIPNLYIETQNVLNFSAIAKKIVIEKEKVCKKTKSRFSRIVTQSIKTETDWDATELESEDWQNIVDDNSDYAQSEDYNELISENKRLKKELATLKSSALTRDLQIREEMADTYTSIMKNLETEWKNRMKDVEEQQEDVLHWSVKQVEDFYKEKLEQLNSRKRRRSSVSINNLDLDDDSKNIQELEIENSHLTSKIILLKNSVKELKEANQNLIAEKTKITFELSLSKEDLKNANNLLNAVRKDVCSDEDATCYVEELNSQLSAREEQVKKLKIFLNEAKQEYIDITTKEREKERIIKEQEEELYDKQETIDDLEAELAHINLCLTEETKTVDIFEEKLENQNKIILNYENKVQDLEDQIRKLENENLLLNEFKLLKETVDTAKNIEQDWEYKDNECKDIKGRNIAIEENLSSDLKVEVVIVDSNNKHTQTEHISDAQMEETVLAVGKENSALEEKLVRSTTEIQSLKQELEFAKVKLKDISEQICNLRMNSTQSKNRNDESVKEKVTVETVDISCQAHVESNEASLQTSKNDVFNKSSQTIENMIKEKASQTSFTEETDDYEIILDKLTKLMVKYDDIKTQYEEKCLMKEEVDQKVLGLEEKIEKLVEENNESKANVEEYKQSIDLLQKELSLMKQDKMQVQEMLKNANNIKVFLKTETSDYEQESEENDGQLPFTKSDCSECTEKLNTLQAEFDNHISKCKNDHEEATNKLQRELSSMAEKYNIKSQCLDAHAAKIVELERNLDSITELQEKIRELNKNLETCQAEKDQLQKLLDENNDKLLQLEDRLGQAEEQEREKDAEIISLQKEMKFMIQKHEENNDRSDKLMEIEMKSTIKNLTDTKEMLARKQEYIEQLEMRVKHSEQNAKILDLLEQTAQERKEENERLRTVNDELRNGLIEKEREMESFMKNRDEMVAKYESLVKSQQEELEKQKQKLIKNRSKDKECCENTSEDEVILKDRRVRRPPKKFTPSSPKQDEISVIDLSGSDSKRSVKRTTTLPSRETASEKKKNTRKKKLYITEDESFQDIEPLESTLTITPSVSTRKLRSRRK, from the exons ATGAATAACACATTAGATTCTATTAGAACTTCTTATAATAATCCTCCAGATGACATGTCATATTTATTTGGCAGAGATCCTAGTATATTAGCCTATGGAAAGAGACCTTGTGTATTAAAGGAAACTAAGAAAAATTTACTTTCTGTTTATGACACTGAAACTCAAAGTGAAGAATCCAATTATACTGTACAAAGTGGTTCTTTAAATTCAGAATCAGAAACTTTACAAACAGTTAAAGTATATTTACGAATGAAACCATTCcctaagaaattaaaattatctgaAGAGCAACAAAAtgcatataaaattattaattccaCTACTTTGTTCACAAGATTGCCTACTTTAGATAATAATACCAGCTGTTTCAAGAGATCCAATAGTACCGATATTGTATGTAGAAAGTTTACATTTACTAAAACCTTTGGACCAGAAACTACTCAGCTGGAATTGTTTGAACAATCTATAAAGCAACAAATGATAGATTTTCTAAATGGACAGAATTGTACTATCATGACTTAtg GTACTACAAATTCCGGGAAATCTTATACATTACAAGGGACTACCACATCCCCTGGAATAGTACCAAGATGCttagaatttgtattttcaaacATTACACCAAAGTCTACTCCTTCTTATAAACCTATGAATCACTGTGATATTGTTATTTTGGATCCTCTTGAACGTGCCCAAGAATTAGAGATAAAAACCAAGCTACTAACATTTGCTTCTGTAGATAAATATCAGTTTATTAACGCTTATAAAGACATGCAAAAATTATTGCAAGAGGAATCACCTATTAGACCTAGTCAATGTATTGGTGCACATTATTCTGTTTGGGTTTCTTTCGCTGaaatttataatgaaattGTATATGATCTTTTATCAAATGAGTGTCAGAAAAAGAGAACGCCGCTTAAATTAGCGACAGATGCCCATGGAAGAACATTTATTAAAGGTTTAAAGACTGTTTGTGTGAACTCTGGTTCTGAGGCTTATCAAGTTTTAATGGCAGGACAATATAATTTGAAAGTAGCTGCAACTGCTTTGAATGCAAGAAGTTCAAGATCACATTGTATATTCAccataaaattattgaaatattatattgagAATGATCCCAGTTCTGTTGAAGTTAGCAC GTTTGCATTTTGTGATTTGGCTGGATCagaacgattaaaaaaaaCCTTAAATATTGGAGACAGATTAAAAGAAgcacaaaatattaatacaagTCTCCTAGTATTAGGAAGATGTTTAAAAACCATTCATGATGGACAGTTATCGAAACAGAAAATAGAACATATTGGCCCATTCAGAGAATCAAAATTAACAAGACTATTTCAAAAAGCATTATCTGGAAAagagtatataattttaatagtcAATATTAATCCTATACCAAATTTGTACATAGAAACACAAAATGTGCTCAATTTTTCTGCTATTGCAAAAAAGATAGttatagaaaaagagaaagtatGCAAGAAAACTAAATCGAGATTTTCACGAATAGTTACACAAAGCATAAAAACAGAAACTGATTGGGATGCTACAGAACTGGAAAGTGAAG ACTGGCAAAATATAGTTGATGATAACTCTGATTATGCTCAGTCAGAAGATTACAATGAGTTAATAagtgaaaataaaagattgaaaaaaGAACTTGCTACTTTAAAAAGTTCTGCATTGACTCGCGATCTGCAGATACGCGAAGAAATGGCTGACACTTATACATCTATAATGAAAAATCTTGAAACAGAATGGAA GAATCGTATGAAAGACGTGGAAGAGCAACAAGAAGATGTACTTCACTGGTCTGTAAAACAAGTTGAAGATTTTTATAAGGAAAAATTGGAACAGCTTAATAGTCGTAAAAGAAGACGTTCGTCTGtttctattaataatttaGATCTAGATGATGACTCCAAAAACATTCAAGAattagaaattgaaaattcacACTTAACGTCGAAGATCatcttgttaaaaaatagCGTGAAGGAACTTAAGGAAGCAAATCAAAACTTAATAGCTGAAAAAACTAAAATAACTTTCGAACTCAGTTTGTCAAAAGAAGATCTAAAAAATgcaaacaatttattaaatgcAGTTCGAAAGGATGTCTGTTCGGATGAAGATGCAACTTGTTATGtagaagaattaaattctcAATTATCTGCCAGGGAGGAACAGGTTAAG AAActtaagatatttttaaatgaagCAAAACAAGAATATATTGATATTACTacaaaagagagagaaaaagaacgtATAATTAAAGAGCAAGAAGAAGAGTTATATGACAAACAGGAAACAATAGATGATTTAGAAGCAGAACTTGCACATATTAATTTGTGTTTAACAGAAGAAACTAAAACAGTTGAtatatttgaagaaaaattagaaaatcaaaataaaattatactgaATTATGAAAACAAAGTACAAGATTTGGAAGATCAAATACGTAAATTGGAAAATGAGAACTTGTtattaaatgaatttaaattacttAAAGAAACAGTTGATACTGCAAAGAACATAGAACAAGATTGGGAATATAAAGATAAT GAATGTAAAGACATTAAAGGTAGAAATATTGCCATCGAAGAAAATTTATCTTCTGATCTCAAAGTAGAAGTAGTAATAGTGGATTCAAATAATAAACATACACAGACAG AACATATATCCGATGCTCAAATGGAAGAAACGGTACTGGCAGTAGGCAAAGAAAATTCTGCTCTGGAAGAAAAATTAGTTCGAAGTACAACTGAAATACAAAGTTTAAAGCAAGAACTGGAGTTTGCCAAAGTCAAGTTAAAAGATATATCTGaacaaatatgtaatttaagAATGAATAGTACACAATCTAAAAACCGCAATGATGAAAGTGTAAAAGAGAAAGTAACGGTAGAAACAGTAGACATAAGTTGTCAAGCGCACGTAGAATCTAATGAAGCTTCTTTACAAACATCTAAGAACGATGTATTCAATAAAAGTAGTCAAACTATTGAAAATATGATAAAAGAAAAGGCTAGCCAGACAAGTTTTACTGAAGAGACTGATGATTATGAGATTATATTAGATAAATTGACAAAATTAATGGTAAAATACGATGACATTAAGACACAGTATGAAGAAAAATGTCTG atGAAAGAAGAAGTGGACCAAAAGGTATTAGgtttagaagaaaaaatagaaaaacttgttgaagaaaataatgaaagtAAGGCTAATGTAGAAGAATATAAACAATCGATTGATTTGCTTCAGAAAGAACTTTCTTTAATGAAGCAAGATAAAATGCAGGTCCAAGAGATGttaaaaaatgcaaataatATTAAGGTTTTTCTAAAAACAGAAACTAGTGATTACGAACAAGAGAGTGAAGAGAATGATGGGCAGCTTCCTTTCACTAAAAGTGACTGTAGTGAGTGTACGGAA AAATTGAACACGTTGCAAGCAGAGTTTGATAATCATATTTCAAAG tgtAAAAATGACCACGAAGAAGCAACAAATAAGTTACAAAGAGAACTTTCATCCATGGCAGAAAAGTATAATATCAAATCGCag TGTCTCGATGCTCATGCCGCTAAAATAGTAGAGCTAGAACGTAATCTTGATAGTATAACTGAGCTTCAGGAAAAAATTCGCgaattaaataagaatttaGAAACATGTCAAGCTGAAAAAGATCAACTGCAAAAGTTATTGGATGAGAATAATGATAAGCTTTTACAACTTGAAGATCGTTTGGGACAAGCAGAGGAACAAGAGCGAGAGAAAGATGCTGAAATTATATCTCTTCAGAAAG aaatgaaatttatgatacaaaaacacgaagaaaataatgaCAGAAGcgataaattaatggaaatagAAATGAAGAGTACAATTAAGAATCTAACAGATACGAAAGAAATGCTTGCTCGAAAGCAAGAATATATCGAACAGTTAGAAATGCGCGTTAAACATAGCGAACAAAATGCCAAAATATTAGATCTTTTAGAACAAACTGCTCAAGAAAGGAAAGAGGAGAACGAAAGGTTAAGAACTGTAAATGATGAACTGAGGAATGGCTTGATCGAGAAAGAGCGTGAAATGGAATCATTTATGAAGAATAGAGATGAAATGGTGGCGAAGTATGAAAGCTTAGTAAAAAGTCAACAAGAAGAGTTGGAAAAGCAAAAGCAAAAG TTAATAAAGAATCGTTCTAAAGATAAAGAGTGTTGTGAAAATACATCTGAAGACGAGGTGATACTTAAAGATCGTCGAGTAAGACGTCCACCAAAGAAGTTTACACCATCGTCTCCAAAACAGGATGAAATTTCAGTGATCGATCTTTCTGGCTCGGATTCGAA acGAAGTGTAAAACGCACTACTACTTTACCATCTCGGGAAACAGCTtcggaaaagaagaaaaacacccgtaaaaagaaattgtacaTTACAGAAGATGAATCTTTCCAAGATATCGAGCCGCTCGAG AGTACATTAACTATCACACCGTCAGTATCAACTCGTAAATTAAGAAGCAGacgaaaataa